In Streptacidiphilus sp. P02-A3a, the DNA window CCGCCGGTGAGCCCGGCCGAGCCGGTCCGCTATCCCGGCTGGCTGGAGGGCGAGCGCGCGCGGGCGGCGCTGCGCGACGGCGTGCCGCTGGATCCGGCCAGGTACGCCGAGCTCGCCGAGCTCGCCGCCGGGACCGGCCTGCGGCTGCCCGCCGCCCTGGGCGGGGAGAACTGATGCGTCCGCGCGCGCTCGCGGTGGTCGGGCTCGGGGTGATCTCCCGCTTCTACCTCGCGGCGGTCGAGGAGTCCCCGGCGTTCCGGCTGGCCGCCGTCTGCGATCTGGACCCGCACAGCCTGGACCCGTGGCAGGGCCGGGTGCCGTGCTACCGCGACCACCGCGAGCTGCTGGCCGGGGAGCGGCTGGACGCGGTCGTGGTGACCGTGCCGAACGACGTCCACGCCGCGGTCTGCCGGGACTCGCTGGCGGCCGGGGTGGCGGTGTGCGTGGAGAAGCCGCTGGCGACCACCCTGGCCGACGCGGACGCGCTGGCCGCGCTCGCGGCGTCCGGCGGTGTGCCGCTGCTGACCGCCTTCCACCGCCGGTACAACCAGCGGGTGGCGGAGCTGGCCCGGCGGGTGACCGGCGGCCCGCCGGTGGTCTCGGTGACGGTGCGCTACTTCGAGCGGATCGAGGAGCACGTGGGACGGGACCGCTGGTACCTGGACCCGGCCCGGTGCGGCGGCGGCTGCCTCGCCGACAACGGGCCGAACGCCTTCGACCTGGTGCGGCTGTTCCTCGGCGAGGTCGCGGTGACCGGCGCCCGGATCGAGCGGGACGCCGGCGGACTGGACCGCCGGGCCTCGGTCGCGCTCGCGGGCGGCGGCGGGGCCCGGGCCCGGGTCGAGCTCGACTGGTCCTACGACGGCGAGCTCAAGGACGTCGAGGTGGAGCTGGCCGACGGCACGGTGCACCGGGCGGACATGCTCGACGGGTATCCCGGCTTCAAGCAGTCGCTGTGGCACGAGTACGCGGGAATCCTGGCCGACTTCGCCGGGCTGCTGGAGCGCCCCGAAGGCCGCCGGGACGGCGGCCTGGCCGCGTTGCGGCTGGTCGAGGCCGGTTACCGGGCCGAGGGCGCCGCCCTGGTGACGCCGTGACGGCGGTGCGGGCCGCGCCCGGGTCGGGGGCACTTCGCGAGGACGGCCCGAAGCGGACCGTCAGCGGGCCGCTGGTGAAGGTGCTGATCCACCGCCGCGAGGACCGCGGCATGAGTCTGGAGCCCTTCGCCAGCCGCTGCGTCCGCGCCGGTGAGGTGCACGAGCTGGTGACCACCGATCACACCGACACCCGGGCCGGGGCCCGGATCGACCGGGTCGGCTTCCTGGGCTTCCTGGAGGTGGCCCGGGCCGGGGTGATCGACCGCGGCGACACGGTCCGGATCGGCGACCGCCTGGTGGGCACCGTCCTCGGCTTCGACGGCTGCCACTTCCCCAACCACTACAACATCCTGATCCGCGTCCCCGAACCGGTGACCGGGGCGGACCTGGAGCTCCTCCCCGAGCAGACGGTCAGCTTCGAACAGCTCGGCTGACGCCCCGGCGACGGCCGTTCGTGTACGTATGTCGGAGAATCCTGACGCTTTCACCAGGCGTGGGGATCGCTCGGAAACGTCCGTCCGACCCGCTCCGCCCGGACCTCGGACTGCGCCGTCCGAGTGAAGATCATTCGCCATTCGGGTGACCCGCCAAACCCCCCGGAGGGCCGCTCCGAACCGCCCGCCGGAGCCGGAATCCCTTATCTGCCAAGGGCATTGCCACGATCGGCCGACGGCCGCAGCACCAGCCGGAGTCGAGTGACGCTTCGGGCACTTACTGTGATCAGCTGGCTTCGAATTCGGGCACCGGGCCCGAGGTGTCCTAGGAGGACCCCATGCAACGCACCATCACCGTCAAGCGCTCCGTTGGCTTCGCTGCCGCTGCTCTGATGGTCGGTACCGTCGGCGCATTCAGCATGCCGGCGCTGGCGAGCACTGTGGACGGTCACCGCGCGGCGTCGCTGCCGGCGATCACCCTTGACTTCACCGGCACCAACGACGAGGGCGCGGTCGCCAACGCGGTCGGCGCCGACTTCGGCGGCACCGGGCGGGTCAAGGACACCGACGGCGCCGTCATCGGCACCGTGTACGACCAGTGCGACAAGGACAGCATCAAGCCCACCGCCGTCGAGGCGTTCTGCACCGGCATGGTCAAGCTGGACGACGGCGACCAGCTCGCGTTCACCACGACCCTCCCGATCCCGAACCTGGCGTCCTCCTACCCGCAGTCGTTCGAGGGCGTCATCACCGGCGGCACCCGCCGCTACGAGGGCATCAGCGGTGAGGCGCACTTCGTCGCGCGCTCGGCGGGCGTCTACGACCTCAACTTCAGCTGACCTCATCGGTTCCACCCGGGGAGCCGTCGATCCTCCGACGGCTCCCCGGTCCGTGCCACCGGCACCTCCCCGAAGGCTGTGACCCCCGAAGGATGGCCATGAACCCGGTCCTCGAAGCGGACCCCGCTCCGGCTGACGCCCACGCTGTCGGCTACGTCTTCGACAACGACAGCGACAACTCGATCGCCCAGTTCCGCAACCTGTCCGCCGCCTACGACCCGTTCACCACGGAGCGGCTGGCCGCCACCGGCCTCGGCGACGGCTGGAGCTGCCTGGAGATCGGCGCGGGCAACGGCAGCGTCGCGGCCTGGCTGGCCGACCGGGTGGCGCCGACCGGCCGGGTCCTGGCCACCGACACCGAGCCGCGGCGGGTGGCGGCGCATCCGGGGCTGCGGGTGGAGCGCCACGACATCGTCCACGACCCGCTGGCCGAGGCCGGGTTCGACCTCGCCCACGCCCGGCTGGTGCTCCAGCACCTGCCCGAGCGGCAGGCCGTCCTGCGACGGCTGCGCACCGCGCTGCGCCCCGGCGGCTGGTTGCAGATCGACGAGTTCGACGTCAGCTACGGCCCGGTGCTGACCGCCCCCGACGAGCGCTCGGCCGAGCTGTACCGGACCTTCCTGGCGGCCAAGGGCCGGGTGCTCAGCAACGGCGGCGCCCGGATCGTCTGGGGCCGCGAGTGCGCGGCCGAGATGCGCGCGGCGGGCTTCACCGCGCTGGACCCGCAGCCGCGGGTGGTGCTCTGGCAGGCCGGACACCCCGGCCTGGAGCTGCTGGTGAGCCACACCCACAGCCTGCGCGAGCGGCTGCTCGCCGAGGGCCTGACGGACGACCACCTGCGGCAGGTGCGCGAGGTCATGCGGCACCCCGAGTTCCAGGCGGTCTCCCCGATCCTCTACTCCGTCCAGGGCCGCCGACCGGCCTAGCACCGGCCCGCGACCGGCCCCCGCCCACCGACCAGGCTGAGAGATCCCCCCACCATGCCCACCTCCGCGCCCACCGACCGGATCGACCTGACCAGCGCCGCCCCGGAGGCGTTCCGCGCCCTGATCGCCCTGAGCGCCGTCGACCAGGGCCTCGACCCGGCCCTGGCCGAGCTCGTCAAGGTCCACACCTCCCAGCTGAACGGCTGCGGCTACTGCGTCGGGCTGCACCGGGCCGCCGCCGAGCAGGCGGGCGTGGCCGCGGCGAAGCTGGACGAGCTGCCGGTCCGGCAGCGGTCCGCCCGGTTCACGGCGGCCGAGCGGGCGGCACTCGACCTGGCCGAGCACCTGACCCTCGTCGCTACCCACGGCGTCCCGGACGAGGTCTACCAGGCAGCCGCCCGCCACTTCGACCAGGCCGAACTCGCCTGCCTGGTCTGGACCGTGGCGGCCACCAACACCTGGAACCGGATCGGCGTCGCCGGCCGGGCCGACGCCCACTGACGTACCGGGCCATCCAGCCCGCGCTCAATCAGCCGACCTGAGGCCCAGCCTCGGTCGGACCAAGTCGAGAGGACCACACTCCGCCGTGGAGCCCGCCCCCGCGCTGGACGCCCCCGAGTCGTCCACGCGTACCGTCCGCCCCGAAACCGTCGAGGCTCCCCCGCCGCCGATCGCCTGGCGTGCGTACGCTCGGCTGGCGAAGCTGGACATCTACGACTACTACCTCAGCATTCCGCTGCTCGCCGCCATGCTCGGGCCGGCCGGGTGGGCCGTGCCCGGGCGTACCGCCGGGGTGCTGCTGCTGACCCTGCTCGGCCAGGTCGCCATCGTCGCCGCGCTGGTGACCTTCGACGACGTGACCGGGTACCGCGACGGCAGCGACGCGGCGAACTACGGGCCGGACGCGCCCGCCCGCCGCCTCGCCCGCAAACCGCTGGTGGCCGGGACGCTGACCGAGCCGCAGGCGATCCGCTTCGGCTGGCTGGCCGTCGCCGCCTGCGCGCTGTCCTGGGCGGGCGCGGTCGCGCTGGCCCCGGCCCGCCCGGCGTGGGCGGTGGCCGGGGTCGCCCTGTGGACGGTGCTGGGCTTCCAGTACACGTGGTGGCTGAAGCTCAGCTACCACGGGCTGCAGGAACTGTTCATGGCCGCGCTCGGCTGGTTCTTCGTGCTCCCGTTCTACGGGCTGCTCACCGGCCGGGCGGGGGGCTTCGTCATCGTGCAGACGCTGCTGTTCGGCCTCGGGCCGCTGCTGTTCGGCGTCTACTCCAACATCAACGACATCCCCGGGGACCGGGCGGTCAACCGCCCGACCGTGGCCGTGGTCGCCTCGCCCCGGGTCAACGCGCTGTTCATCGCGGCCGTCTCCGCGCTGGAGGCCGGGCTGATCGTCGGATCCGTGTCGGCGGGCATCGCGCCCTGGTGGTTCCTGCCGGCCATGGCGCCGGTGGTGGTGCTGCGGATCCGCCAGTACGTCCAGGGCATCGGCCGCGGCGAGGTGCTCCGGGCCCGTCGGCTGGGCATCCACGTCTCCCGGCTCACCGCCGCGCTGCTGATCGCCGTCAACCTGGTGCACGGAGTCCTCGCATGAAGCCGCTCGACCTGGGAACGCTGTTCGAGGTCCTCGCCGAGAAGCGCCCACCGACCGCCGTGCGGCTGAGCCGACCGCTCGACATCGCGCCCGCGCTCGGCACCGAGTTCGGCACCGGACAACTCGCCGAGCTGGTCGCGGAGGCCTCCGGCTGGCTGGCGGCGGCCGGGGCCCGGGCGGGCGACCGGATCGCCGTGGTCAAGCGCAACCACTGGGACTACGTGCTGCTGACCTGCGCCGCCGCGCGGATCGGCGCGGTACCGGCGCTCATCTCCGACCGGCTCGGACCGGACAGCCTGCGGCAGCTGCTCGGGCGGCTGGAACCGGCGCTGCTGGTCGCCGACGAGCGGGTGCTCGGCACCGCCCGGGCGGCGGGCGTCGACCTCACCGGAGCGGCCGCCCGCACCCTGTGCCTGGACGGCGCCAACCCCGTCGGCCCGACCCTGGACGACGTGCGCGGACACCGCGTCCCGCCGGTCCGGCCGCGCCACGACGACGAACCGCTGCTGGTGATCCACACCTCGGGCACCACCGGGGTGCCCAAGCTGGTGGTCCACTCGACCACCACCCTGATCCGGCGGCTCGCGGGCTTCGAGGCGCACCGCTGGCCGGTGCTGGCCGGCCGCCGCCGGGACACCGTCGGCAGCGCCATCGCCTTCTCCCACGGCCGCGCGGTGGCCTGGACCGCGAGCGCGTTCTGGCTCGCCCCGCGGAAGGTGGTCATCGTCGCCGACGCCGCCCCCGAGGCCGCCGCGCCGGTGCTGCGCGCCCATCCGCCGACGATGCTGGAGGCGCTGCCGTCCACCTACGCGCGCTGGCACCCGCTCTGCGCCGGCGCCGACAACCCGTTCCGCGACGTGCGGCTCTTCATCAGCACCTTCGACGCGGTGCACCCGCCGACCATCCGCACCTTCCTCGGGGCGACCCGGCGCCGGACGCCGATCTGGATGCAGGGCTGGGGCCAGACCGAGACCGGTCCGCTCACCTTCCGCTTCCTCACCCGCAGGGCCGTGGCCGGACCGGCCGACCGGCACCCGACCACCCGCGACCTCGGCCGCCCGCTACCGGGCTGGGTCGGGCTGCGGGTGGTCCACCCGGAGACCATGCGGCCGCTGCCGCGCGGACAGAGCGGCCTGGTGCTGGCCCGGACCAAGGCCCGGTGCCTCGGCTACGTCGGCGAGCAGGACCGCTGGCACGCCAAGGTGCAGGACGGCTGGTTCAACACCGGCGACATCGGCGTCCGCTCCCGGGGCGGCAGCCTGCTGCTGCTGGACCGCGAGGTGGACATGATCCCCGGGATCAGCTGCGTCGAGCTGGAGGACCTGCTGCACGACCGGCTGCCGGAGGTGGAGGAGGCCGTGGTGCTGGCGACCGCCGACGGCCACCCGCTGCCGGTGCTGGTCACCCGGACCGGCGGCCTCGACCCGCAGCGCTGGCGGCACGCGGTGCACGACCTGCCGCCGCTGGCCGAACCGGTGACCGTCGCCTGGGACGCGCTGCCCCGCACCGGCACCGGCAAGGTCCGCCGGCACGAACTGCGCGAACGCTTCCTCCAGGGCGCGGCTGCCTTCGGTACCGGGCAGTGGACATGAGCGGCGCCGACCTCGACGTCGCCGTGGTCGGCGCCGGGATCTCCGGGCTGGCCGCCGCCTACCGACTGCGGGAGGCCGGGCGGAGCGTACGGGTCTTCGAGGCCCAGCACCGCGTCGGCGGGCGGATGGCCAGCACCCGGCACCAGGGCTACCTGCTCGACGAGGGCGCCGAGACCATCGCCGCCCGGGGCTACGACGCCACCTGGGAGCTGATCCGGGCCATGGGCATCGCCCCGTCCGAGGTGGCGACCATCGACGGCGGGTTCGCGCTGTGGCGCGACGGGCGGGCCCATGCCCACCTCGGCCACCCCAAGGGGCTGCTGACCGGCGCCGGGATGTCCTGGCGCGGGCGGCTCGCCTGGCTCCGCCTCGCGCTGCAACTCGGCTCCTACCAGCGCTCGTTCGACCCGGACCACCCGGAGCGCA includes these proteins:
- a CDS encoding Gfo/Idh/MocA family protein, which codes for MRPRALAVVGLGVISRFYLAAVEESPAFRLAAVCDLDPHSLDPWQGRVPCYRDHRELLAGERLDAVVVTVPNDVHAAVCRDSLAAGVAVCVEKPLATTLADADALAALAASGGVPLLTAFHRRYNQRVAELARRVTGGPPVVSVTVRYFERIEEHVGRDRWYLDPARCGGGCLADNGPNAFDLVRLFLGEVAVTGARIERDAGGLDRRASVALAGGGGARARVELDWSYDGELKDVEVELADGTVHRADMLDGYPGFKQSLWHEYAGILADFAGLLERPEGRRDGGLAALRLVEAGYRAEGAALVTP
- a CDS encoding class I SAM-dependent methyltransferase, encoding MNPVLEADPAPADAHAVGYVFDNDSDNSIAQFRNLSAAYDPFTTERLAATGLGDGWSCLEIGAGNGSVAAWLADRVAPTGRVLATDTEPRRVAAHPGLRVERHDIVHDPLAEAGFDLAHARLVLQHLPERQAVLRRLRTALRPGGWLQIDEFDVSYGPVLTAPDERSAELYRTFLAAKGRVLSNGGARIVWGRECAAEMRAAGFTALDPQPRVVLWQAGHPGLELLVSHTHSLRERLLAEGLTDDHLRQVREVMRHPEFQAVSPILYSVQGRRPA
- a CDS encoding carboxymuconolactone decarboxylase family protein gives rise to the protein MPTSAPTDRIDLTSAAPEAFRALIALSAVDQGLDPALAELVKVHTSQLNGCGYCVGLHRAAAEQAGVAAAKLDELPVRQRSARFTAAERAALDLAEHLTLVATHGVPDEVYQAAARHFDQAELACLVWTVAATNTWNRIGVAGRADAH
- a CDS encoding UbiA family prenyltransferase, which codes for MEPAPALDAPESSTRTVRPETVEAPPPPIAWRAYARLAKLDIYDYYLSIPLLAAMLGPAGWAVPGRTAGVLLLTLLGQVAIVAALVTFDDVTGYRDGSDAANYGPDAPARRLARKPLVAGTLTEPQAIRFGWLAVAACALSWAGAVALAPARPAWAVAGVALWTVLGFQYTWWLKLSYHGLQELFMAALGWFFVLPFYGLLTGRAGGFVIVQTLLFGLGPLLFGVYSNINDIPGDRAVNRPTVAVVASPRVNALFIAAVSALEAGLIVGSVSAGIAPWWFLPAMAPVVVLRIRQYVQGIGRGEVLRARRLGIHVSRLTAALLIAVNLVHGVLA
- a CDS encoding class I adenylate-forming enzyme family protein, encoding MKPLDLGTLFEVLAEKRPPTAVRLSRPLDIAPALGTEFGTGQLAELVAEASGWLAAAGARAGDRIAVVKRNHWDYVLLTCAAARIGAVPALISDRLGPDSLRQLLGRLEPALLVADERVLGTARAAGVDLTGAAARTLCLDGANPVGPTLDDVRGHRVPPVRPRHDDEPLLVIHTSGTTGVPKLVVHSTTTLIRRLAGFEAHRWPVLAGRRRDTVGSAIAFSHGRAVAWTASAFWLAPRKVVIVADAAPEAAAPVLRAHPPTMLEALPSTYARWHPLCAGADNPFRDVRLFISTFDAVHPPTIRTFLGATRRRTPIWMQGWGQTETGPLTFRFLTRRAVAGPADRHPTTRDLGRPLPGWVGLRVVHPETMRPLPRGQSGLVLARTKARCLGYVGEQDRWHAKVQDGWFNTGDIGVRSRGGSLLLLDREVDMIPGISCVELEDLLHDRLPEVEEAVVLATADGHPLPVLVTRTGGLDPQRWRHAVHDLPPLAEPVTVAWDALPRTGTGKVRRHELRERFLQGAAAFGTGQWT